The following proteins are encoded in a genomic region of Gimesia algae:
- the ppk2 gene encoding polyphosphate kinase 2, translated as MGSKSEKKSQDASLLPVTYHLKLPGDIVPEAVQKKVKSAEKGQILCEHYPYPTKMKRKKYEREITRLQIELLKLQRWVQLNGERLVLLFEGRDAAGKGGTIKRFMEHLNPRGARVVALPKPNDKEQGQWYFQRYIEHLPTRGEIVFFDRSWYNRGVVEPVMGFCRPTEHHTFLREAPQLENMLVNSGIHLFKLWFSVSREEQFRRFKARETDKLKQWKLSPIDVKSLGLWEEYTKAQNAMFMATDTKACPWTVIRSDDKKRARLNCLRYVLNQLDYPNKDQALVEDFDSEIIGSKEVIFDTSEW; from the coding sequence ATGGGTTCCAAGTCAGAAAAAAAATCACAAGACGCCTCGCTCTTACCAGTCACCTACCACCTGAAACTTCCCGGAGACATCGTTCCTGAAGCAGTTCAGAAAAAAGTGAAATCGGCCGAAAAGGGTCAGATTCTCTGTGAACACTACCCTTATCCAACCAAAATGAAGCGGAAAAAATATGAGCGCGAGATCACCCGACTTCAAATCGAACTTCTGAAACTGCAACGCTGGGTACAGTTGAATGGAGAGCGACTTGTTCTGTTGTTTGAAGGACGCGATGCTGCCGGTAAGGGAGGTACCATTAAGCGTTTTATGGAACACCTGAATCCTCGCGGTGCCCGTGTGGTCGCGTTACCTAAACCAAATGACAAAGAACAGGGACAATGGTATTTTCAACGCTATATCGAACACCTGCCCACCAGGGGAGAAATCGTCTTTTTTGATCGATCGTGGTACAACCGCGGAGTCGTCGAACCGGTCATGGGATTTTGTCGGCCCACCGAACACCACACCTTTCTGCGTGAAGCCCCTCAACTGGAAAATATGCTCGTGAACTCTGGTATTCACCTGTTTAAACTCTGGTTCTCCGTCAGTCGCGAAGAACAGTTCCGCCGATTTAAAGCGCGCGAAACCGATAAGTTAAAACAATGGAAACTCAGTCCGATCGATGTCAAGAGCCTGGGGCTCTGGGAAGAATACACTAAAGCGCAAAACGCGATGTTCATGGCGACAGACACGAAAGCCTGTCCATGGACTGTGATTCGATCAGATGACAAAAAACGCGCGCGGCTCAATTGTCTAAGGTATGTGCTCAATCAGCTGGATTATCCGAACAAAGATCAGGCATTAGTAGAAGATTTCGATTCCGAAATTATCGGGTCGAAAGAGGTCATCTTTGATACGAGTGAGTGGTAA
- a CDS encoding exo-beta-N-acetylmuramidase NamZ domain-containing protein, translating to MKNYLWILASILVLVCSCHQGQADDSHHLPFASPESVGMDPGRLALIDFVVQRGLERDSMPGAVVLVGYQGKVVFLKAYGDRQVQPEKVAMTTDTVFDLASLTKPVATATSIMQLVEQSKIQLSDPVAKYIPEFAVNGKQDITVYQLLTHQGGLIPDNSIKDYQDGPDKAMQRIYELKLYYEPGTRFAYTDVGFILLGDIVKRVTGQSVHEYSQKHIYQPLGMTETGYIPALELRKRAATTQQREGRWMQGEVHDPRAYKLDGVAGHAGLFSTAEDLAIYAQTLLNQGSSGEKKLLKPATVDLMTRGYQVVDIKRGLGWDVLSRYSSNRGDLFSSRAFGHGGFTGTSLWIDPAQDLFVIFLSNRVHPDGKGSVNSLAGRIGTIAAAAISPIAVQQSTSEVSSSDSLNVLTGIDVLQAEQFKSLKGLRVGLITNHTGLTRDGKSTVQILNDAPEVNLKTLFSPEHGFAGKLDVSKIGDSTDQKTGLKIFSLYGKTRTPTPESLQDLDVLVFDIQDVGARFYTYISTMGNAMRAAKQQGIRFVVLDRPNPINGVDFAGPVLDEGSQSFVGYHRIPVRHGMTAGELARMFNTEMKIGADLQVIAMQNWKREMYYDETGLTWVNPSPNMRSLNEAILYPGVGLLETTNLSVGRGTDTPFEWIGAPWLDGMRLARELNRSGLPGVRFVPVQFIPASSKFANETCGGVNFIVTDRRRFQSVKTGLEIACHLRELYPAGWDTKSYHRLLGNQSVFDAILAGKSVSQIQALFQQDLAEFGFRRAKYLLY from the coding sequence ATGAAGAACTATCTCTGGATTTTGGCCTCGATTCTGGTATTGGTCTGCAGTTGTCATCAAGGCCAGGCGGACGATTCTCACCATTTACCTTTTGCTTCGCCTGAATCGGTGGGTATGGATCCCGGACGATTGGCGCTGATTGACTTTGTCGTGCAACGCGGCCTGGAGCGAGATTCCATGCCCGGTGCAGTGGTACTGGTAGGCTATCAGGGAAAAGTCGTCTTTCTCAAAGCGTACGGTGATCGACAGGTTCAGCCTGAAAAAGTGGCGATGACGACGGATACCGTGTTCGATCTGGCGTCTCTCACCAAACCTGTCGCGACAGCAACGAGCATCATGCAACTGGTCGAGCAGAGTAAAATACAGCTCAGTGATCCTGTCGCGAAATATATCCCTGAATTTGCCGTCAACGGAAAGCAGGACATCACGGTCTATCAGCTGTTGACGCACCAGGGGGGATTGATTCCCGATAATTCCATCAAGGATTACCAGGATGGCCCGGATAAAGCGATGCAGCGAATTTATGAATTAAAGCTGTACTACGAGCCAGGAACCCGCTTCGCGTATACGGACGTCGGTTTTATTCTGTTGGGCGATATCGTAAAACGGGTGACAGGTCAGTCAGTGCATGAATATTCGCAGAAACATATTTATCAGCCACTGGGAATGACTGAAACAGGTTACATCCCTGCATTGGAATTGAGGAAGCGTGCTGCGACCACTCAGCAGCGCGAAGGACGCTGGATGCAGGGGGAAGTACACGATCCACGGGCCTACAAACTGGATGGTGTCGCTGGACATGCTGGATTGTTTTCCACAGCCGAGGACTTGGCTATCTATGCGCAGACGTTGTTAAACCAGGGGAGTTCGGGAGAAAAAAAATTGTTAAAACCAGCGACCGTTGATTTGATGACCAGGGGCTACCAGGTCGTTGATATTAAACGGGGACTGGGCTGGGATGTTCTTTCGAGGTATTCTTCAAATCGTGGTGACCTCTTTTCCAGTCGGGCGTTCGGGCATGGTGGCTTTACGGGTACCTCTCTCTGGATTGACCCGGCACAGGATCTGTTTGTGATTTTTCTGAGTAACCGGGTTCATCCTGATGGCAAGGGATCTGTCAATTCGCTGGCAGGACGCATCGGTACGATCGCGGCGGCGGCCATCAGTCCGATCGCGGTTCAGCAGTCTACTTCTGAAGTATCTTCCAGTGACAGCTTGAATGTTCTGACTGGAATTGATGTGCTGCAGGCAGAGCAGTTCAAGTCATTAAAAGGCTTACGGGTTGGCTTGATTACAAACCATACAGGGCTGACGCGAGATGGAAAAAGCACAGTACAGATTTTGAATGATGCTCCTGAAGTCAATCTGAAGACTCTCTTCAGTCCCGAACATGGATTTGCAGGCAAACTGGATGTGTCGAAGATCGGTGACAGCACCGATCAAAAAACGGGCCTGAAGATATTCAGTCTGTATGGCAAGACGCGCACTCCGACTCCAGAAAGCCTGCAGGATCTGGATGTCCTCGTGTTTGATATCCAGGATGTTGGTGCCCGGTTTTATACCTATATTTCTACCATGGGCAATGCCATGCGGGCGGCAAAGCAGCAGGGGATTCGTTTTGTCGTGCTGGATCGCCCGAACCCGATCAATGGAGTCGATTTCGCCGGACCGGTTCTGGATGAAGGTTCGCAGTCTTTTGTCGGCTATCATCGCATCCCCGTACGTCACGGCATGACTGCGGGAGAGTTGGCGCGCATGTTTAATACAGAGATGAAGATCGGTGCTGATCTGCAGGTCATTGCCATGCAGAACTGGAAACGTGAAATGTACTACGATGAAACCGGTTTAACCTGGGTTAACCCGTCTCCCAATATGCGGAGTCTGAACGAAGCGATCCTCTATCCGGGAGTGGGATTACTGGAAACGACGAATCTTTCTGTGGGGCGAGGCACTGATACTCCTTTCGAATGGATTGGTGCGCCCTGGCTTGATGGAATGCGACTTGCCCGGGAACTGAATCGCTCGGGACTGCCGGGGGTACGATTCGTACCCGTTCAATTCATACCAGCATCCAGTAAGTTTGCTAATGAAACTTGTGGTGGCGTGAATTTCATTGTGACTGACCGACGACGGTTTCAGTCAGTAAAAACGGGTCTGGAGATAGCCTGTCATCTACGTGAATTGTATCCGGCGGGTTGGGATACAAAATCGTATCATCGCCTGCTGGGAAATCAGAGTGTATTTGATGCGATCCTGGCCGGTAAATCGGTCTCGCAAATACAGGCTCTGTTTCAACAGGACCTTGCCGAGTTCGGTTTTCGCCGTGCAAAGTATCTGTTGTACTGA
- a CDS encoding NAD+ synthase, whose amino-acid sequence MKIALAQLNPTVGDLSGNCQKILETVNRAEQTGVDLILFPELILCGYPPKDILHREGFIEACDRAVDRLAAQLNPEIGVIIGHPTGRDLPEGRIANAASLLFQGKVDSQIHKLLLPNYDVFDEQRYFRHADRKQIKPISFQGLKLGLHICEDAWWRQPDTFYHNQPFELPDPVKILAEAGSDILINISASPFEIDKRKRRHQIVGAHQDRYSIPYLFVNQVGGNDDLVFDGHSFVMDSSGDLVLQMPGFREDLQYYETSKTADAQLKEIIALSREEQLFEALVLGLRDYMQKCGFTDCVLGLSGGIDSALACAIAAEAIGPERVHALLLPSRYSSDHSVADSLELAENLGLDHETIPIDSVHLAFENLPVIGEDLKLEPAGLADQNLQARIRGANVMVRSNQHGWMALATGNKSELAMGYCTLYGDMAGGFAVLSDVFKCDVYRVSKYVNQRAGRILIPENILEKAPSAELAPNQVDQDSLPPYDLLDGILKGLIEDERSVKSLAQEYPPETVRWVAGRLDRNEFKRRQMPPGIKLSARAFGSGRRMPMAARFQWDEE is encoded by the coding sequence GTGAAAATTGCTTTGGCACAATTGAACCCGACTGTCGGCGATCTGTCCGGCAATTGTCAGAAAATTCTGGAAACAGTGAATCGCGCAGAACAAACCGGCGTCGATCTGATTCTTTTTCCGGAACTGATTCTCTGCGGCTACCCACCCAAGGACATTCTGCACAGAGAAGGTTTCATTGAAGCCTGTGATCGTGCGGTAGACCGATTGGCAGCACAATTGAATCCTGAAATCGGTGTTATCATTGGTCACCCCACGGGACGCGATCTCCCCGAAGGCCGAATTGCAAATGCGGCCAGTTTGCTGTTTCAGGGAAAAGTCGATTCTCAAATTCATAAATTGCTACTTCCCAATTATGATGTCTTCGATGAGCAACGTTATTTCCGTCACGCAGATCGGAAACAGATCAAACCCATTTCATTCCAGGGATTGAAGCTGGGTTTGCATATTTGCGAAGATGCCTGGTGGAGACAACCAGATACCTTCTATCACAATCAGCCATTTGAACTTCCGGATCCAGTCAAAATTCTCGCGGAAGCTGGCTCAGATATTCTGATTAATATTTCTGCCAGTCCTTTCGAGATTGATAAACGAAAGCGTCGACATCAGATTGTTGGTGCGCATCAGGACCGCTACTCGATTCCCTACCTGTTTGTGAATCAGGTCGGGGGGAACGACGATCTCGTGTTTGATGGTCATAGCTTTGTAATGGATTCTTCTGGTGATCTGGTATTACAGATGCCAGGCTTTAGAGAAGACCTGCAGTATTATGAGACAAGCAAGACCGCTGATGCTCAATTGAAGGAGATCATTGCTTTGTCACGGGAAGAACAGCTTTTTGAAGCTCTTGTGTTGGGTCTGCGAGACTATATGCAGAAGTGCGGATTTACAGATTGTGTGTTGGGGTTGTCTGGTGGAATTGACAGTGCACTGGCCTGCGCAATTGCTGCAGAAGCAATCGGACCAGAGCGGGTGCATGCGTTGTTGCTCCCCAGTCGTTACAGCAGCGATCATAGTGTTGCCGACTCACTGGAGCTGGCAGAAAACCTGGGACTTGACCATGAGACGATCCCCATTGACTCAGTCCATCTTGCCTTTGAAAATCTGCCGGTGATCGGAGAAGATTTAAAACTCGAACCAGCCGGGCTCGCGGACCAGAATTTACAGGCACGCATCAGGGGTGCGAATGTGATGGTCCGCAGCAACCAACATGGCTGGATGGCATTGGCGACAGGAAATAAGAGTGAGCTGGCCATGGGGTATTGTACGCTGTATGGAGATATGGCGGGTGGTTTTGCTGTGCTGTCGGATGTTTTTAAATGCGATGTCTATCGAGTATCAAAGTATGTGAATCAAAGAGCGGGCAGAATTTTGATACCGGAGAACATACTCGAAAAAGCTCCGAGTGCAGAGTTAGCCCCGAATCAGGTCGACCAGGATTCACTGCCGCCTTACGATTTACTGGATGGAATACTGAAAGGACTGATTGAGGACGAGCGCTCAGTGAAGAGTCTGGCGCAGGAGTATCCTCCGGAAACCGTACGCTGGGTGGCTGGTCGTCTGGATCGCAATGAATTCAAACGACGGCAGATGCCTCCCGGAATTAAGCTCTCTGCCCGCGCGTTTGGATCAGGACGCCGCATGCCGATGGCTGCCCGTTTCCAATGGGATGAAGAATAA